Within the Arachis duranensis cultivar V14167 chromosome 10, aradu.V14167.gnm2.J7QH, whole genome shotgun sequence genome, the region ACCATTTTATAATACACTTCCTTAAAATGTACACCTTCTTCTTTAGAAATGGTACATATTTATGGATATTGAGTTTTTTCAGAAAGGAGTATATATCATCAAAAGAATGGTATATATTTATTATCACACCTCCGCCTGCTGTGACCATACTCACAATTAAATTTCCAAGTAGCTCCAGGATCTCATAAAAGAATGACATGAACAACGTAACGTACCAAGATTAAAAGGGTtcgtttgtttaatttttaaaatgaaggTGATGACAAAAGAACTGTTTTGGAAATCAATACAAAGTAGTGTCTCCTTAATTGCTTAAGCAGGCATACGGCCACGCGGTTCCTCTTTTAGTTGAGTCAAACAGAAGCAGGTTCACCCGGCCCTGCTAGCTAGCTAGCTTTTCTTCGCTACCAACAGTGATATTAAAGATCTTAACTAGTATATTTAATATCATACATCATGTAATGCCAGAAGAATAGAAAGGGATATTTCACCCCCACCTCTAACTCCTACTCTCTCATATTATGAAGCGTCAACAAGCCTATATATGTAGTATttatgttatattatattagGAGAATATCTTCTCTAATATATGATGTGTAATattgaaatatatatagtatatattaagGTGAAAAGAGCGACACACTATGCATTAGTGAGAGTGATGTACATTGTctcttattattaaattattttttgactaTATGTCACCTCTACACCAAAATCAGTCTTTAAAATTAGTcaccaatataaaatatatattaaaatatatatacattaaaaataaattaaactacacaaatatattaatgactaattttagtgattaattttagtgtaagaataatattttttattatttttatatctaataatcagattaaatttttaaaaaataaggaccgaactaattatattaaataatttttttatacgagaataattatattattcatataaatattattatatattttttcttgtcTATGTGTTCTTTAGTTAAATATCTTCCTATTTTATACTCATAACTCGAATATTTTAGactagttaaaataaaataaaataaaagagtatcCGTTACAATAATAATGCAAATATAATACTTGAAGTGTTTTTCTAGCTATATGAagctatatatgtatatatacttgctaataaacttttatttatacAAGCGAATACATTGAAAAATAAAGCACCATAGAATTATTGATCCTCTCTGATCTCATCCAATATCTCATTCCAATATGCATATAGTGTCCTAATTAAACAACGTAACAGACTTAGGACATTATCTATCTTCATTATTGATAATGGTAGCTTCATCAGTAAGCAGTGCCGCAGTGAGTTGCACATTGGAAGAAATGTTGGAATCTAAAGAGAAAGAAATGTACCAGCAGCAGTGGGTGCAAAATGCACCCGACCCGCCTTGTTTTTTTCGAGAGGTATTCGAAAACGTTAAGGACACAATATTGCCCCCCAATAACAGCAAGAATGTGTGGTCAACTCTCGTTGTCAATGACAACCAACAACCTTTGTACAAAAGAGTGTTGGTGTTGTTGACGGAGATTTTTCCCATCCTTGCTTCTCTAAGAGGATACAATGCTCACAAGTTCAAATTCGATCTCATGGCGGGTATAACCGTTGCAAGTCTCGCCATTCCTCAGGTTCAATTTGATTTCGTGCCTGTtaagtcatttttattttaagaaaaaattcacATTCATATAACACTTTCAAATATAAATTTGGTCATAAATGGTATTTTGTGAAATGAGACAATTTAAAATACAGATATCATCAATGTGTGAGAACTAGATTGAAGAGAATATGCACGTTAAATGGAATGGCAAatagaaaacttttttttttttagtgatAAGTAGGGTTAGAAAAATACCAAACAATGTGTATTGCGACTTAATCTAGTCTGACAGAAAATAAGTTTACATTCAactattttaaaagtttaaattttttaatagggAAGATTtaagtttataaaataattttgtttactagactatttatttatttaatttcatgtatatttaatattttttattttaatttattatttNNNNNNNNNNNNNNNNNNNNNNNNNNNNNNNNNNNNNNNNNNNNNNNNNNNNNNNNNNNNNNNNNTCAAGCCTTTTACAAGTTTAATGCTGGGTCAGACTTGTTAATAGACTAGACTTAATACTTAATAGATAGTTTATAACAGATTATAAATTAAGTACaggttaaataaattttattgtagatatgttaagaataaagtctggtctgttttagtttatttttatttctagtaataaaattataattggaatagtaaaatttaataaaaaaaattattttttcttaatttctttactAATAGTGAAGATTTTTGTTTGGTACAATCACAAGTCTACAATGCAGATAGCAGTGTAAACTTAACAGTAATACCTTCTTCATAGTTGCNNNNNNNNNNNNNNNNNNNNNNNNNNNNNNNNNNNNNNNNNNNNNNNNNNNNNNNNNNNNNNNNNNNNNNNNNNNNNNNNNNNNNNNNNNNNNNNNNNNNNNNNNNNNNNNNNNNNNNNNNNTGGtgggttttgattttttttattgtacaagaatgtttctttttttttcctttctcttttttaatttctttgtggGTTGTGAATGAATCGGGTTTAGGCATGGACCTAATATGATATGTCAAATTAAAAGATGCTATTAGGCCATTTGGGCTTTATCTCGGTATTTCAGGCTTAAAATATGCATGTTTTGATGGACAATTGGACATTACGAACCGAAAGCTAGCTTATGAAAGTTGGaacaatatattattaattattagagcTAAAAGTGGCCCCAAAAAAAATTGTCTAACAGttacttttcatttatattttattttgataaaaaattatattattatagttACTTTATTCAaaataccaaaaagaaaaagttacgttattcaaaattaatttgagCTGTACAAAGACCCTACATGCTAGGATGGAGCCATAAATAGTTTTAGCCATTGAATATTGAATATATGATTATATAAGGTAACATAATTTTCTTGAGTAAAGGATTGGGTAAGTCCTAATTTAGTTCATAacattttaagtattttattttaatgttaaaaatttttgaatagaTTTAATATTATCtcattattaaatttgacacaaataattagtatattGAATAGTTAATaacatttaatttcattatataAGTAAAATCGACTCATTAACAATTGGTATgtaaaaacctttttttttttattcaattctaaaGTGTTAATTATTGATTTCTAAAATTTTGGGATTCAATGCaagaaagagaacaaaaaaaagaaagtgttACAAAAAAGTTTTAGTTTTGTTTCTCTaatacatgaaaaataaaatgatataatttaactaataaaattgGTTGCTTTTGTTTATAAACACAGAATACTGAAACATGTATACAGAAATACaagattatatttaataaatgagaCATTGATAGAAATATTATGTCTTGAGAtattgaattagtgtattttatgtttttttgtcaaaaataacacaaaaaacACTTAATTGgaacacaacttattttttattttttttattgtcaatattaattttttataattatatttttattattctattttttaaaattttttgtgaagaaaaaattaaaattaattagacttttattatttattttatcttatattcaatttatcatcaaacaaaatacacaaatattaatttttatatctctattcttttttttattatcctaTCTTATCGTATTCTCAAAACTAAACATAGTCATTGTTAACATTTATGtcacttatttttttaactattgtatcaaatttaatgataaaataatattaaatctatttaaaactttttacaacaaaaataaaatgtttaaatattaaaaattaaattaaaatttaatctaatattaaaaactaaaataatacttttttttccttattctaAGAACACCAATTCGAATAAATATAAATGAGAGGCCTGTCGTTACTTATTGTGTATTATGTTCACTACAATGATGTTATTGAATTGAAATGGTTGCTTTGGGTCATGCAGTGTGTAGGATTCGCTACTTTGGCTCAGCTAAGTCCCGAATATGGCTTATGTAAGTTGCATATAACTAGTTATAAAGGGATATGAAAACACATTCCAAGTCACGATATTATTGAACATTTTTGTATTCTTCgttttaaattgattattatagTTAAGATAAAACCAAAGTAAGTGTCCTATTTAACGATCTATTTCatttcaaaaatattgtttatatactaaaattagccaCTATATATTTCTGTatagatatatattttaattttttttagtgtatattctatattaataactaattttaatagctAAAGTTAGTATACacctaatatatttttatactaaaagaCTAAGTGAATTCTATAATTGATAATCCTAAAGAGCGCATAATTTGCAATTTGGTTGAGTTTTGAGACAGATACATGTTTTGGGCCACCTCTTATGTACGCAATGCTTACGAGTTCAAGAGAGATAGTGATTGGGAATGTAGCAGTGGATtcacttcttctttcttcaatgATTTCCAAATTGAAAGATCCCATTCAAGATTCTGTTGCATACACTCAGCTACTTCTAACTGCAACTTTCATTGCTGGTATCTTCCAACTTGCATTTGGAATCTTCAGGTCAATGCTCATCTCTTATTACTTCATTCTTACTTATATGCcacttctttaattttatttatgtatttatttatttgtttaatacAAACATGAACTCAATGTATGAAGCatggttatttatttatttgtgagATGTTTtggaaattttaaatttaacaaattttaaatttcaaatcagaTGTTTTGgcctttataaatttttattattttaaaagtttttaaaatacaGATAAATTATTTCTTTGtcactttaattttaatcaaattttaatatatatatatatattaaataaataaataagtctttaataaattttattataaaataattaaataaaaatattaaaagataaatcaGTTTCCATCAAAATGATGAAAGAACNNNNNNNNNNNNttaattaaataattaagtaaaatattttataatatcaataaactaaaaattaaactcttattattattacacgtatttaaaataaaataataaattaataatcataTTAATATCTATTAATTCCCTGGTTTAATATATGAAAAATGTTAGAAGGGTATTATAATTGATTATCTTTTGTTATCAGTTAACcatcaatatttaaaagtaccgaataaaatatattgttaaatttttagattaatAGAGCTAAACTAAAGAAATTGaattaatgattaaatgatgaccaaaaataataaattttgatgggtcttaatatattattaattcgAACAATAATACACATTTTAATTAGCAGGTTTGGATTTCTGGTGGATTATCTTTCCCATGCAACAATAGTGGGGTTCTTGGCAGCAGCTGCCGTAGGCATTGGAGCATATCAGTTTATAGTGTTGTTAGGAATCAAAAAATTCACTAACAAATCTGACTTGATTTCTGTGATCAAAATATTTTGGACATCTTTATTCAAGGATCGAGTAAGAACACGCCACAGAAATTTGATCTTAGAACTCTAGTGTTTTTTAATCGTTACAATATTATTATTGCTAACagtttctttaatttaatttcactGGCCTTTTTCAGTCACAGTGGCATCCTTACAGCTTTACTCTTGGATTCTCATTTCTTTGTTTCATCCTATTTGCCAGATTCATGGTAATAACTAATGTCATtttttttagagagaaaaaaaaaattaatcaaactaGCAAAAAATCCTCNNNNNNNNNNNNNNNNNNNNNNNNNNNNNNNNNNNNNNNNNNNNNNNNNNNNNNNNNNNNNNNNNNNNNNNNNNNNNNNNNCTCTTTATATTGGTTAAATGACCTGTCAATAATGTTAcaaaatatgttattatttCTGCTCAACCAAATAttacaaatatttatttttcttaattatttcttGCATTATGAAAACAGGGGAGAAGGAACAAGAAACTGTTCTGGTTGCCAACAATTGCTCCTCTGCTTTCagttattgtatcttctattgTTGCATATACAGTGAATTCTCATCAAATAAATGTGAAGGACTACAAAGTTGATGTGTTAGGAGAAATCAAAGGAGGTAGCTTGAACCCAATCTCATTATTGCATCTCAACCTTAGTGACAATTTTTTGGCTCCATTGATCAAAACAGGCTTAACCGTTGCTGTTATTTCACTCACGGTATGGTTCCCCCATATTTTTCACACTCTAATCTAGTTAATTATTAATGACAATGATTTAAGTAGCAATTTAATCATGCTTAATTGACtaatgattttataaaaaattaggaaACTATTGCTGTTGGTAGGTCATTTGCATCCCTAAGAGGATACAATCTTGATCCCAATAAAGAAATGATATCCCTGGGTTTAACCAACATTGTTGGATCTTTCACGTCTTGCTACGTTGCATCTGGTAATAGATTTCTACccactctttttcttcttccatcaaatATTACTGTTATggaatttgaagaagaagaagtaaatatAACAATGCAGGTTCACTTTCACGCACTGCTCTAAATTATAGTTCAGGGGCTGAAACAACGGTGTCAAGCATAGTGATGGCATTGACGGTTCTAATATCACTGAAATTCTTGACGAGGCTATTGTATTACACTCCAAAGGCAATCTTAGCAGCAATAATTATATCGGTAGTGCCTGGTCTTATTGACGTTCAAAAAGCATATCAGATTTGGAAGGTTGATAAACTAGACTTTCTTGCTTGCGCTGCAGCCTTTTTTGGGGTCCTCTTTGCCTCTGTAGAGATGGGCCTTGCAATTGCGGTATCTTTCACAACACTCCTTTCTCTGCTTCTattttaaccaaaaataaaaaataaaattttaaattttaaataagagtATTTAAAAGAAGAGTGCTATGAGCAgcaaattttgtgatttataatcattaattaactatcattaatatttttaatggtatgagattacatctaataatgtgaaattatttatttttcttttaccgGTTAAGTACaggccaaattttaataaaatgagAAAGAAATGTTAGAGggtcattaaaatttaatatttgacaatatttttagtcattaacctaatttttttagtttagttatCTAATAATGTGCTTTAATCcagattttaaaatattaatagttACTTgctgacaaaaaataataaattctcatCATCTTCTAATATTTCTTAAAATGAAAGGACAAATTCCCCTAAATAGatatctaattatttataaaagataatcttaaaattatcttatttaatataatattcataagtttatgtatttaaaatctataattatatttctattaatacaataataattaataaatacaaaataagtaATTATAAACTGATTTGAGTtaactttctatttttttaatttttatttaaaaataatatgcaTGAAGTATAGATTTTTTACGCAATAAATCATGTAAAATGTTATTTAGATAAAAGAtattgaaaaatcttttttttttttgagattaACAATATCAacatgtatatttttatatgcaacaaatttttagaattaatgTTTTATGTATCTTATATCATATTGTATCATGCATCTTGCGGCCTTGTAGATTAAAACCAGCCCTTGCACTATATGTGGTCACCCATTATTCTTATTCTTAATGGTAATAATTACTTGTGTGAAGCTAAGAATTCATGAAgtgtaataaatattaaataataaataatataggtGACAATATCATTTGCAAAGTTAATTCTGGTGTCAATTCAACCTGGAATAACGGTTCTTGGAAGGCTTCCTGGAAAAGATGCATTTGGTGACATTGAGCAATATCCAATGGGCCTCTCCATTCCTGGCCTTCTTATTCTTTCTCCAAAATCCTCCTTCCTTTGTTTTGCAAATGCAACTCTTGTCAGAGAAAGGTACTTTCTAATTCGGTTAAAACTATAAAACACAGTTGACTTCATATAAAGTTCATAATTAAAAGTcgttagataattatttaattaattaaatttattaaattatttaacgactCTTAACTATCAACTTTGTATGAAATTAACTACACCTCTATTTCTATCTTCCAGTATAACATACTTTAAATAACGTAATTAACCATGTTTCAgtacaaattattattagtttaacatttttcaaaaataagatttttatatatagtttataaatataaaatgtcttttacttttataaattaatttttaaaattgagttaGGTATATATATTCAATCTCAATTCtaatacaaattattttatcGGTTAATTAAGTATCTTATAATTTCTGTAGGTATAAATGTgagtcattttaatttttattattagtttaattaataAGTTCAAATAGCTCTTATAATAAACAtgagtcaaattatttaataatttgatttaaCTGCTATTACAGAATTAACTtgatttacattttttatttacagaAATTACTTTAtctcatttaatttaaattgactCACGTTAGCATTCACAAAATCAAAGTGCACGTTTATCTGttatttattatattgattTCACGAGAATTACCTTAATTGTTTTGAAAGGATTGAGAGATGGGTGAACGATGGACACGTTGAGGAGGGCGAGGGAGGAAGCAATTTAAAATTCATCATTCTTGACTCCTCAGGTTAGTCAATATTTCACAATTTATATATATCGGAGTAGATTTTTCCGTAGTTATATCTaaagatataaatatattatgagAAGAGTTTTAAATGTACCAGGAATATTGGTATTCCAGTTATTTTAAtcattgattaaattataaaaaaatatataataaatattaattgaaatCAATGGTTAAAATAATTGGAATATCAGTATTATCagtacatttaaaattttttctatattATAAAAGGTATTATAAGCtaataaagtataatttaaatgatataatCTTTCTATATTCATTTAAAGATCGTAAGTTTAAATCTCtctatctttaataaaaaaacacagAAATTAACATACATCTATCAATTTTTTTCCCCGATCCGGAAATTTGACATTGTTCATAACTTCATATGATGATTTGACAGGTCTTACGAATATTGACACAGCGGGAATTGCTTCTTTGGAGGAACTgaacaagaatttgatttcacATGGAGTAAAagtaagcttttgctttttagacagaaaaattaatataatggtcatgtaattatttttttagttttatagtTTTATACAAGTAGAAATGAGGATGaatgagttaattatttaaaattaaatttaatcacAATACtccaaattcaaataaaattcaaataaagtATATATGATTTCATGTCAAATTTGTATATAATTGAACCTGCATATAATAATGAATGAtagaatataaattattttccaATTTTTATAAAGTATGAATGCAACTGTctcaaagttttcaaaaattaaagagtaattattttagtttataatattttcATCAGTTAGGTTTTAGTTTTGTCctcaatatttaaaatattttatttttattcaaatattttatttatttatttggtcttttgattaaaattttaaaattttgatattgaatcatttaatgtatatttatttatttgtgtggATATATGTGAATATTCAGTTGGTGATAGCTAACCCAAGGTGGCAAGTAATCCACAAGCTAAGAGTAGGTGACTTTGTGAGCAAAATTGGAGGAAGAGTTTTCGTTTCTGTGGGTGAAGCTGTAGATGCATGTCTTGGTCTTGGTGCTGCCAAAATGGCTAATACTGTATAACCCAACCACTATATATcaatattatcatcatcatcatcttctagCAAAAgttttcttttagaattttttatggctaataattataaaaaaatatatttaaatgtatttttgataattacttaccaataaaaaaaaattgtcaacAATACTTTTATTGATGTTTCTTCGCTATTAATGATAAAACATAAGTGtcaatatataaaagtattaTCAATACAGGTTTATTAGCAATAAAGTGATCatcgaaattaatttttttttaacttttttttaacaattattgactgaattaaaaaaaatactaaatgtttttttatgataattaaGTGACCATTAAAAGTACATTTGAACATTTTTTACATGCAAAGCTATTTATTGGCAAAGTTACAAAGTACATTTCTTTTATATAATTAGTAACCCTAAAAAGAActctatcaaaattaaatagtaGTTAATTTCAATAGCATCAAAATTGTAAGTTTAgaacacaaattaa harbors:
- the LOC107469228 gene encoding early nodulin-70-like — protein: MVASSVSSAAVSCTLEEMLESKEKEMYQQQWVQNAPDPPCFFREVFENVKDTILPPNNSKNVWSTLVVNDNQQPLYKRVLVLLTEIFPILASLRGYNAHKFKFDLMAGITVASLAIPQCVGFATLAQLSPEYGLYTCFGPPLMYAMLTSSREIVIGNVAVDSLLLSSMISKLKDPIQDSVAYTQLLLTATFIAGIFQLAFGIFRFGFLVDYLSHATIVGFLAAAAVGIGAYQFIVLLGIKKFTNKSDLISVIKIFWTSLFKDRSQWHPYSFTLGFSFLCFILFARFMGRRNKKLFWLPTIAPLLSVIVSSIVAYTVNSHQINVKDYKVDVLGEIKGGSLNPISLLHLNLSDNFLAPLIKTGLTVAVISLTETIAVGRSFASLRGYNLDPNKEMISLGLTNIVGSFTSCYVASGSLSRTALNYSSGAETTVSSIVMALTVLISLKFLTRLLYYTPKAILAAIIISVVPGLIDVQKAYQIWKVDKLDFLACAAAFFGVLFASVEMGLAIAVTISFAKLILVSIQPGITVLGRLPGKDAFGDIEQYPMGLSIPGLLILSPKSSFLCFANATLVRERIERWVNDGHVEEGEGGSNLKFIILDSSGLTNIDTAGIASLEELNKNLISHGVKLVIANPRWQVIHKLRVGDFVSKIGGRVFVSVGEAVDACLGLGAAKMANTV